A stretch of the Mycobacterium shigaense genome encodes the following:
- the pptT gene encoding 4'-phosphopantetheinyl transferase PptT → MTAQLLVSSVLPSTDALAYAETYSDPPGLAPLPEEEALITKSVAKRRNEFITVRHCARIALGQLGVPPVPILKGDKGEPCWPDGVVGSLTHCTGYRGAVVGRSGSVRSVGIDAEPHDVLPDGVLDAISLPAERGEIPGAMPAGLHWDRILFCAKEATYKAWFPLTKRWLGFEDAHITFVADGSGSAGGFVSRILIDPEALSGPPLTALHGRWSVDRGLVLAAIVL, encoded by the coding sequence ATGACGGCACAGCTGCTGGTCTCGTCGGTGCTGCCGTCGACCGATGCCCTGGCGTACGCGGAGACCTACTCCGACCCGCCCGGCCTGGCCCCGCTGCCCGAAGAAGAGGCGCTGATCACCAAGTCGGTCGCCAAGCGCCGCAACGAGTTCATCACGGTGCGGCACTGCGCCCGGATCGCGCTGGGCCAGCTGGGCGTGCCGCCGGTGCCGATCCTCAAGGGCGACAAGGGAGAACCGTGCTGGCCCGACGGCGTGGTGGGCAGCCTGACGCACTGCACGGGCTATCGCGGCGCGGTGGTCGGACGCAGCGGCTCGGTGCGCTCGGTGGGCATCGACGCCGAACCGCACGACGTGTTGCCCGACGGCGTGCTGGATGCGATCAGCCTGCCTGCCGAGCGCGGCGAGATCCCGGGCGCCATGCCGGCGGGTCTGCATTGGGACCGAATCCTGTTCTGTGCCAAGGAAGCAACGTACAAGGCATGGTTCCCGCTGACCAAGAGGTGGCTGGGCTTCGAGGACGCCCACATCACCTTCGTGGCCGATGGCTCCGGATCGGCGGGCGGGTTCGTCTCCCGGATCCTGATCGACCCCGAGGCGCTGTCGGGCCCCCCGCTGACGGCGTTGCACGGCCGCTGGTCGGTGGATCGCGGGCTCGTGTTGGCTGCCATCGTGTTATGA
- the truB gene encoding tRNA pseudouridine(55) synthase TruB, whose translation MTDSQHRAPPGAGLVIVDKPGGMTSHDVVGRCRRIFSTRRVGHAGTLDPMATGVLVIGIDRATKILGLLTASDKSYAATIRLGQTTSTEDAEGELLQIISAVHLTDEAIGAAVVGLRGEIEQVPSAVSAIKVGGRRAYELAREGRAVELTARPVRIDRFDVSATRRGSGVVDLDVDVDCSSGTYIRALARDLGSALGVGGHLTSLRRTRVGCFGLDEACSLDELAERPRLSHTLDEACLLVFPRRDLAAEEAEAVSHGRPLSPAGIDGVYAAAGAGGRVIALLRDEGSRTKSVVVIRPATL comes from the coding sequence ATGACCGACAGCCAGCATCGGGCACCGCCTGGTGCAGGATTGGTCATCGTCGACAAGCCGGGCGGGATGACCAGCCACGACGTGGTGGGGCGCTGCCGCCGGATCTTCTCCACCCGGCGGGTGGGGCATGCGGGCACGCTGGACCCGATGGCCACCGGCGTGCTGGTGATCGGGATCGACCGCGCCACCAAGATTCTCGGCCTGCTGACGGCGTCGGACAAGTCGTATGCCGCCACCATCCGGCTGGGCCAGACGACGTCCACCGAGGACGCGGAAGGCGAACTGCTGCAAATCATTTCGGCCGTCCACCTGACCGACGAGGCGATCGGCGCCGCGGTCGTGGGGTTGCGCGGCGAGATCGAGCAGGTGCCGTCGGCGGTCAGCGCGATCAAGGTCGGCGGACGGCGCGCGTATGAACTGGCCCGCGAGGGCCGGGCCGTCGAGCTCACGGCGCGCCCGGTCCGCATCGACCGGTTCGACGTGTCGGCGACACGGCGGGGTTCCGGCGTCGTCGATCTGGACGTCGACGTCGACTGCTCGTCGGGAACCTACATCCGCGCGCTGGCCCGCGACCTCGGGTCCGCGCTGGGCGTCGGCGGGCACCTGACGTCGCTGCGGCGTACCCGGGTCGGCTGCTTCGGGCTCGACGAGGCGTGCTCTCTCGACGAGCTGGCCGAGCGACCCCGGCTGAGCCACACCCTCGACGAGGCCTGCCTGCTGGTGTTCCCGCGCCGCGACCTCGCCGCCGAGGAGGCCGAGGCGGTCAGCCACGGCCGGCCCCTGTCGCCGGCCGGCATCGACGGCGTCTACGCCGCCGCCGGCGCCGGCGGCCGGGTGATCGCGCTGCTGCGCGACGAGGGCTCGCGGACGAAGTCGGTCGTCGTGATCCGCCCCGCGACGCTGTAG
- a CDS encoding metallophosphoesterase family protein has protein sequence MQEPGQGSTNGAQPTLWAVSDLHTGHLGNKPITESLHPASPDDWLIVAGDVAERTDEIRWALDLLRRRFAKVIWVPGNHELWTTNRDPMQVFGKARYDYLVNICDEMGVVTPEHPYPVWTERGGPATIVPMFLLYDYSFLPKGATSKAQGLAIAREANVVATDEFLLSCEPYATRDAWCRDRLAVTRTRLEQLDWMTPTVLVNHFPMVREPCDALYYPEFSLWCGTTQTADWHTRYNAVCSVYGHLHIPRTTWYDDVRFEEVSVGYPREWRRRKPHSWLRQVLPDPQYEPGYLNEFGGHFTITQEMRDQSAKFRERLQQRQSR, from the coding sequence TTGCAAGAACCGGGCCAGGGCTCGACAAACGGCGCGCAGCCGACACTGTGGGCGGTCTCCGACCTGCACACCGGACACCTGGGCAACAAGCCGATCACCGAGTCGCTGCACCCGGCGTCGCCGGATGACTGGCTGATCGTCGCCGGCGACGTCGCCGAGCGCACCGACGAGATCCGTTGGGCGCTCGACCTGCTCCGACGCCGGTTCGCCAAGGTCATCTGGGTGCCCGGCAACCACGAGCTGTGGACCACCAACCGCGACCCGATGCAGGTTTTCGGCAAGGCCCGCTACGACTACCTGGTCAACATCTGCGACGAGATGGGCGTGGTCACCCCCGAGCATCCGTATCCGGTGTGGACCGAACGCGGTGGCCCGGCCACCATCGTGCCGATGTTTTTGCTCTACGACTACAGCTTCTTGCCGAAGGGGGCGACCAGCAAAGCCCAGGGACTGGCCATCGCGAGGGAGGCCAACGTGGTGGCCACCGACGAATTCCTGCTGTCCTGCGAGCCGTACGCCACCCGGGATGCCTGGTGCCGCGACCGGCTCGCGGTAACCCGCACGCGGCTCGAACAGCTGGACTGGATGACGCCGACGGTTTTGGTGAATCACTTCCCGATGGTGCGCGAGCCGTGCGACGCGCTGTACTACCCGGAGTTCTCGCTGTGGTGCGGGACCACCCAGACCGCCGACTGGCACACCCGCTACAACGCCGTCTGCTCGGTCTACGGCCACTTGCACATTCCCCGCACCACCTGGTACGACGACGTGCGCTTCGAAGAAGTGTCGGTGGGTTACCCGCGGGAGTGGCGACGCCGCAAACCGCACAGCTGGCTGCGCCAGGTGCTGCCCGACCCGCAATACGAGCCCGGCTATCTCAACGAATTCGGCGGCCACTTCACCATCACCCAGGAGATGCGGGACCAGTCCGCCAAGTTCCGGGAACGATTGCAGCAGCGGCAATCCCGATGA
- a CDS encoding CocE/NonD family hydrolase: MSTTDTRPAPPRALRHVGDRALSRLLGLPRPTTGYTVDRVRVPMRDGVQLVADHYAPATAEPAGTLLVRGPYGRAFPFSIVFARLYAARGYHVVLQSVRGTFGSGGVLEPMVNEAADGADTVAWLREQPWFTGQFATVGLSYLGYTQWALLVDPPPELAASVITVGPHDFEAAVWSTGSFTTEFLGWSDMVSHQEDPVRLRTAIRQLLAPRRVGAAAAGVPFGESARALLGAGAPWFETWATSPDPGDPFWASVQCGAALDRVQVPVLLIGGWQDIFAGQTLQQYAHLRRRGVDVALTMGPWTHTQVLSKGLGTITRDTLDWLGAHLGGAELRRPNRVRVYVTGQGWRSVPDWPPATTNRALYLRPGGYLDEIAPTDLTKVGPATFRYDPADPTPTTGGPLLSGGGYQDDTALAQRDDVLAFTSATLTRDVCVYGNPVVELTHSTDNPHADLFVRVSEVDAKGRSRNVSDGYRRLTLAPKSRKPVSLELDGMAHRFTAGSRIRLLISGSWFPRYARNPGTGEPLLTGRELRPATHTVRYGRSRLLLPVGARDLSADGGADPGGDQG, translated from the coding sequence GTGAGTACGACAGACACCCGCCCCGCGCCGCCGCGCGCGCTGCGGCACGTCGGCGACCGCGCGCTGAGCCGGCTGCTGGGGCTGCCGCGGCCGACCACGGGCTACACCGTCGACCGGGTCCGGGTCCCCATGCGCGACGGCGTGCAACTGGTGGCCGATCACTACGCGCCGGCGACCGCCGAGCCCGCCGGCACCCTACTGGTACGCGGTCCGTACGGGCGGGCGTTTCCGTTCTCGATCGTCTTCGCCAGGCTGTATGCGGCGCGCGGCTATCACGTCGTGCTACAGAGCGTGCGCGGCACGTTCGGCTCCGGCGGCGTGCTCGAACCGATGGTCAACGAGGCCGCCGACGGCGCCGACACCGTGGCCTGGCTGCGCGAACAGCCTTGGTTCACCGGGCAATTCGCCACCGTCGGGCTGTCGTATCTGGGCTACACCCAATGGGCGCTGTTGGTCGACCCACCGCCGGAGCTGGCCGCGTCCGTCATCACCGTCGGCCCGCACGACTTCGAGGCCGCGGTGTGGAGCACCGGCTCGTTCACGACCGAGTTCCTGGGCTGGAGCGACATGGTGTCCCACCAGGAGGACCCGGTACGGCTCCGGACCGCGATCCGCCAACTGCTGGCTCCCCGCCGGGTGGGCGCCGCGGCCGCCGGGGTGCCGTTCGGCGAGTCGGCGCGGGCGTTGCTCGGCGCCGGGGCGCCCTGGTTCGAGACGTGGGCGACCTCCCCCGACCCGGGCGACCCGTTCTGGGCCTCGGTGCAGTGCGGCGCCGCGCTCGATCGCGTGCAGGTGCCGGTGCTGCTGATCGGCGGCTGGCAGGACATCTTTGCGGGGCAGACGCTGCAGCAGTACGCGCATCTGCGCCGCCGCGGCGTCGACGTCGCCCTGACGATGGGCCCGTGGACCCACACCCAGGTGCTGAGCAAGGGACTGGGCACGATCACGCGCGACACCCTGGACTGGCTGGGCGCCCACCTGGGCGGGGCGGAGCTGCGACGCCCGAATCGGGTCCGGGTGTATGTGACCGGGCAGGGCTGGCGCAGCGTGCCCGACTGGCCGCCCGCCACCACCAACCGCGCGCTGTACCTGCGGCCCGGCGGGTATCTGGACGAGATTGCGCCGACCGACCTCACCAAGGTCGGCCCGGCGACCTTCCGCTACGACCCGGCCGACCCGACGCCGACCACCGGCGGTCCCCTGCTGTCGGGCGGCGGTTACCAAGACGACACCGCACTCGCGCAGCGCGACGACGTGCTGGCGTTCACCAGCGCAACCCTCACCCGGGACGTCTGCGTGTACGGCAACCCCGTCGTCGAGCTCACCCACAGCACGGACAACCCGCACGCCGACCTGTTCGTGCGGGTCAGCGAGGTCGACGCGAAAGGCCGGTCCCGAAACGTCAGCGACGGTTACCGGCGCCTGACCCTCGCGCCGAAGTCGCGCAAACCCGTCAGCCTCGAACTCGACGGCATGGCACATCGGTTCACGGCCGGCTCCCGCATCCGGCTGCTCATCTCCGGCAGCTGGTTTCCCCGCTATGCGCGCAACCCGGGCACCGGCGAACCCCTGCTGACCGGCCGCGAGCTGAGGCCGGCCACCCACACCGTGCGCTACGGACGCTCCCGGCTACTGCTGCCGGTCGGGGCGCGGGACCTGTCAGCCGACGGCGGCGCGGACCCGGGCGGCGACCAAGGTTAG
- a CDS encoding enoyl-CoA hydratase: MSDDILLIETDERVRTLTLNRPQSRNALSSGLRDRFFGALTDAETDDDVDVVILTGTDPVFCAGLDLKELGGATALPDISPRWPSMTKPVIGAINGAAVTGGLELVLYCDIVIASEQARFADTHARVGLLPTWGLSVRLPQQVGVGLARRMSMTGDYLSAADALRAGLATEVVPHDQLLPTARQVAASIVGNNQDAVRALLASYHRIDESQTSEGLWLEATAARQFRTSGDDIAANREAVLQRGRAQVR; the protein is encoded by the coding sequence ATGAGCGACGACATCCTGCTGATCGAGACCGACGAGCGGGTGCGCACCCTGACTCTCAACCGGCCGCAATCGCGCAACGCGCTGTCCTCTGGGTTGCGCGACCGGTTTTTCGGGGCGCTGACCGACGCCGAGACCGACGACGACGTCGACGTCGTCATCCTCACCGGCACCGACCCGGTGTTCTGCGCGGGGCTGGACCTCAAGGAGCTCGGCGGTGCGACCGCGCTGCCGGACATCTCGCCGCGCTGGCCGTCGATGACCAAGCCGGTGATCGGCGCGATCAACGGCGCCGCCGTCACCGGAGGCCTCGAGTTGGTGCTGTACTGCGACATCGTCATCGCCTCGGAGCAGGCGCGGTTCGCCGACACCCACGCTCGCGTCGGCCTGCTGCCCACCTGGGGCCTGAGCGTCCGGCTGCCGCAGCAGGTGGGCGTCGGCCTGGCCCGGCGGATGAGCATGACCGGCGACTACCTGTCGGCGGCCGACGCGCTGCGGGCAGGGCTGGCGACCGAGGTGGTGCCGCACGATCAACTGCTGCCCACCGCCCGCCAGGTCGCCGCATCCATCGTCGGCAACAACCAGGACGCGGTGCGGGCGCTGCTGGCGTCGTATCACCGCATCGACGAGTCGCAGACCAGCGAGGGGCTGTGGCTGGAGGCGACGGCGGCCAGGCAATTCCGCACCAGTGGCGACGACATCGCCGCCAACCGGGAGGCCGTGTTGCAGCGCGGGCGGGCGCAGGTGCGCTGA
- a CDS encoding DUF1802 family protein yields MTVTATVAALKEWSAAVHALLDGRQLVLLRKGGIGEKRFEVAASEFLLFPTIAHSHAERVRPEHRDLLPAAAADSTEDQLTIRAAAKVVAALPVERTDGLEAIEDLHIWTGDSVRADRLDFRPRHKLAVLVVSVTPLLEPVRIERTPDYAGCTSWVQLPVRPALGTPIHDDAALTLVAARVRAAVG; encoded by the coding sequence ATGACGGTCACCGCAACGGTTGCCGCGCTCAAGGAGTGGAGCGCAGCCGTGCACGCACTGCTGGACGGCCGGCAGCTGGTGCTGCTGCGTAAGGGCGGCATCGGGGAGAAGCGCTTTGAGGTGGCCGCGAGCGAGTTCTTGCTGTTCCCGACGATCGCGCACAGCCACGCCGAGCGGGTGCGGCCCGAGCACCGCGACCTGTTGCCCGCCGCCGCGGCGGACAGCACCGAGGATCAGCTGACCATCCGGGCCGCCGCGAAAGTTGTTGCCGCACTTCCCGTTGAGCGAACGGACGGCCTCGAGGCGATCGAGGACCTGCACATCTGGACCGGCGACTCGGTGCGCGCCGACCGGCTCGACTTCCGGCCCAGACACAAGCTGGCCGTGCTGGTGGTGTCGGTGACCCCGCTGCTAGAGCCGGTGCGCATCGAACGCACACCCGACTACGCCGGCTGCACCAGCTGGGTTCAGCTGCCGGTGCGGCCAGCGCTGGGCACGCCGATTCACGACGACGCCGCGCTAACCTTGGTCGCCGCCCGGGTCCGCGCCGCCGTCGGCTGA
- a CDS encoding DHH family phosphoesterase translates to MGAAELLSAATSVGVICHVHPDADTIGAGLALALVLDSCGKEVEVSFAAPETLPESLRSLPGCHLLVSPDAIRRDVDLLVTVDVPSIKRLGALAELAGPGRQLLVIDHHASNKLFGTANYVDAAADSTTFLVAELLDAWGKPIAADVAHCLYAGLTTDTGSFRWASARAFRLAARLLDLGVDNAAISRTLMDTHPFGWLPLLSRVLGSARLLPDAAGGRGLVYVVVDHQEWATARAEEVESIVDIVRTTQQAEVAAVFKEVDPGQWSVSMRSKREVDLAAVASAFGGGGHRLAAGYSTAGSIDDAVAALRAALG, encoded by the coding sequence ATGGGCGCCGCCGAATTGCTCTCGGCGGCAACGAGTGTCGGGGTAATCTGTCACGTCCATCCCGACGCCGACACCATCGGCGCCGGGCTTGCGCTTGCTCTCGTGCTCGACAGCTGCGGCAAAGAGGTCGAGGTCAGCTTCGCGGCGCCCGAGACGCTGCCGGAGTCGCTGCGGTCGCTGCCCGGCTGCCACCTGTTGGTCAGCCCCGACGCGATCCGCCGTGACGTCGATCTGCTTGTCACCGTTGACGTTCCGAGCATCAAACGCCTCGGCGCGCTGGCCGAGCTGGCGGGTCCGGGCCGGCAGCTGCTGGTCATCGACCACCACGCGTCCAACAAGCTGTTCGGCACCGCGAACTACGTCGATGCCGCCGCGGACTCCACCACGTTCCTGGTGGCCGAGTTGCTCGACGCCTGGGGCAAGCCGATCGCCGCCGACGTCGCGCACTGCCTGTACGCGGGGCTGACGACCGACACCGGCTCGTTCCGGTGGGCCAGTGCCCGCGCCTTCCGGCTGGCGGCCCGGCTGCTCGACCTCGGTGTGGACAACGCCGCGATCAGCCGGACGCTGATGGACACCCACCCGTTCGGGTGGCTGCCGTTGCTGTCGCGGGTGCTGGGCTCGGCGCGACTGCTGCCGGACGCGGCCGGCGGCCGCGGGCTGGTCTATGTCGTCGTCGACCATCAGGAATGGGCCACCGCGCGCGCCGAGGAAGTCGAGAGCATCGTCGACATCGTGCGCACCACTCAGCAGGCCGAGGTGGCGGCGGTCTTCAAAGAGGTTGACCCGGGCCAGTGGTCGGTGTCCATGCGGTCCAAGCGCGAGGTGGACCTGGCGGCGGTTGCGTCGGCGTTCGGTGGGGGCGGCCACCGCCTGGCGGCGGGCTATTCGACTGCCGGCTCGATCGACGACGCGGTGGCCGCACTGCGCGCCGCGCTGGGGTAG
- a CDS encoding DUF3558 domain-containing protein codes for MFRRMRLVGAVAALITAVVVGWHSAPPAPTPAETVELRSTAAPMETTMKSPIVATTDPSPFDPCKDIPIDALQRLGLAFTPPEYEDGLRCHLDAGNYQMAVEPIIWRPYEKSLPPDALETTIGGHRAATYWVVKPTYHNSYWFFSCMVAFKTSYGVLQQALYYSAVYSNPEVDCPSTNLQRANDLIPYYKF; via the coding sequence GTGTTCCGCAGGATGCGTTTGGTCGGCGCGGTTGCCGCGCTGATCACCGCCGTGGTCGTGGGCTGGCACAGCGCCCCGCCCGCGCCGACGCCGGCCGAGACCGTCGAGCTGCGATCGACCGCGGCACCGATGGAGACCACGATGAAGAGCCCGATCGTGGCGACCACCGACCCCAGTCCGTTCGATCCGTGCAAGGACATCCCGATCGACGCCCTGCAACGCCTCGGGCTGGCCTTCACCCCGCCCGAATACGAGGACGGGCTGCGCTGCCACCTGGACGCGGGCAACTACCAGATGGCCGTCGAGCCCATCATCTGGCGCCCCTACGAAAAGTCGCTGCCGCCGGACGCTCTCGAGACCACGATCGGTGGCCACCGCGCCGCCACCTACTGGGTGGTCAAGCCGACCTACCACAACAGCTACTGGTTCTTCTCCTGCATGGTGGCGTTCAAGACCAGCTACGGCGTGCTGCAGCAGGCGCTGTACTACTCGGCGGTGTACTCCAACCCCGAGGTCGACTGCCCGTCCACCAACCTGCAGCGGGCCAACGACCTGATCCCGTACTACAAGTTCTAG
- the rbfA gene encoding 30S ribosome-binding factor RbfA, with the protein MADPGRARRLAKRINTIVASAIEFEITDPGLDGVTIVDTKVTADLHDATVFYTVMGRTLDEEPDYDAAAAALERAKGTLRTTVGAGTGVRFTPTLTFTRDTTSETVQRMDELLARARAADADLARVRVGAKPAGEADPYRAGGSPATEAEDTGDGDRSED; encoded by the coding sequence ATGGCTGATCCCGGACGGGCGCGCCGCCTGGCCAAGCGGATCAACACAATCGTCGCCTCGGCGATCGAATTCGAGATCACCGATCCCGGGTTGGACGGGGTGACGATCGTCGACACCAAGGTGACGGCGGATCTGCACGATGCGACCGTGTTCTACACCGTGATGGGGCGCACGCTCGACGAGGAGCCGGATTACGACGCGGCTGCCGCCGCACTCGAGCGGGCCAAGGGCACGTTGCGCACCACGGTGGGCGCCGGTACCGGGGTGCGCTTCACGCCCACCCTGACGTTCACCCGGGACACGACGTCGGAGACCGTGCAACGGATGGACGAGCTGCTGGCGCGCGCCCGCGCCGCGGACGCCGACCTGGCGCGGGTTCGGGTGGGGGCCAAACCGGCCGGTGAGGCCGATCCGTATCGGGCCGGCGGGTCGCCGGCAACCGAGGCTGAGGACACGGGTGACGGCGACCGATCCGAAGACTGA